A genomic stretch from Desulfohalobium retbaense DSM 5692 includes:
- a CDS encoding efflux RND transporter periplasmic adaptor subunit has product MNAARYRGPAALLFILGLMLGGCSETPVGAAGNANATAPQAVVVEETPVWTNASRRSFAGTAQAGVQTPLSFRVEGEITRLPVSAGQRVQAGSVVAVLDATDYRLQRQQRSADLAQAKAGLDQARASYFRVRSLYEAGNVSTQELDDAKAAFETAQAQLQKAEKAVAFAQKRVGYCRLEAPIAAEVVRIPVEIHQNVAAGHPVVVLASQGPLEVELGVPESFLSRLHRGDKANVRFDAQPESVYSATVTEVGIQAGPTTAFPVTVRLDQPAPGLRSGMAASVTFVAALKRPYIAVPPQAVRGQENQPTIFVYHRDTGQVEERPVVTGELVAAGLQIFKGVSPGETIVTRGVHRLRDGVAVRPLSQ; this is encoded by the coding sequence ATGAACGCGGCCAGATACCGGGGCCCAGCGGCACTGCTTTTTATCCTCGGCCTGATGCTCGGAGGATGCTCTGAAACTCCTGTCGGGGCCGCCGGCAATGCGAACGCTACCGCGCCTCAGGCGGTGGTCGTCGAAGAAACCCCGGTCTGGACCAACGCTTCCAGGCGCAGCTTTGCTGGCACGGCCCAGGCCGGGGTGCAAACTCCACTGAGCTTTCGTGTCGAAGGGGAGATCACTCGCTTGCCGGTCAGCGCCGGCCAGAGAGTCCAGGCCGGATCTGTGGTCGCTGTGTTGGACGCAACAGATTACCGGCTGCAGCGTCAGCAGCGAAGCGCGGATCTCGCCCAGGCCAAGGCTGGCCTGGACCAGGCCCGGGCATCCTATTTCCGGGTCCGTTCCCTGTACGAGGCCGGAAATGTTAGCACCCAGGAGTTGGACGACGCCAAAGCGGCCTTCGAAACGGCCCAGGCCCAGCTCCAGAAGGCTGAAAAGGCGGTGGCATTCGCCCAAAAGCGGGTTGGCTATTGCCGTCTGGAGGCCCCGATTGCGGCCGAAGTCGTGCGTATCCCGGTCGAGATCCACCAGAATGTGGCTGCAGGCCACCCCGTCGTCGTTCTTGCCAGTCAGGGGCCGCTGGAGGTCGAACTTGGCGTGCCCGAGTCCTTTCTTTCCCGGCTGCATCGCGGGGACAAGGCCAACGTCCGCTTCGACGCCCAGCCTGAATCGGTGTACTCGGCTACGGTGACAGAAGTCGGCATCCAGGCCGGGCCGACAACCGCTTTTCCGGTCACCGTCCGTTTGGACCAGCCCGCCCCTGGCCTGCGCTCCGGAATGGCCGCCAGCGTCACCTTCGTCGCCGCCTTGAAACGCCCATACATCGCTGTTCCCCCGCAGGCAGTCCGGGGACAGGAAAACCAGCCTACGATCTTTGTCTACCACCGCGATACAGGGCAGGTGGAAGAACGACCGGTGGTCACAGGAGAACTCGTGGCAGCAGGCCTCCAGATCTTCAAAGGAGTGTCGCCCGGTGAAACGATCGTCACGCGTGGCGTGCACCGTCTTCGCGACGGCGTTGCGGTCCGCCCCCTCTCTCAATAA
- a CDS encoding efflux RND transporter permease subunit, with product MNLGLACIRNSRTATAILFFLIFAGIWTYWTIPKLENPEFTIRTAVVMTRFPGATPYKVESLVTDKLEQEIRDMEEVKTITSQSMSNVSIIHVEFQDKYSNMDPIWQRLRNKVRDARPALPDGALPPVVNDEFGDVYGILLALTGSEYSPRELETHAETLRDALRQLPQVAKVEIHGVQEERIYIEFSNSRLARLGLSPYQLLTLLEAQNSVQPSGSSRLGPERVILETSGEFQSVADLRRTAIRLPGASESIALEDIATVHRGYADPPASLTRYNGRPALVVAVSMTESGNIVELGDKVDALLAQSERFLPLGLDVHKLMFQSKYVQRSITDFTFNLLEAFVFVVVVMFFFTGLRTGLIAAMLVPLAMLSCIFLLPLFDVKLQQISIAALIISLGILVDNGVVVSENLLVRLRQGQDRLEAVKETVSRLWLPLLVASLTTIFAFLPIPLAQSDTGEYTFSLFVVVSLTLLASWLLSLSFVPLSAYYFLHPQKKEQRFHNRFYQGYRALLNTALRHRLLSVAVVVLLVAAAVWGFRFVPTVFFPPNEREVLTLDFWQPYGTDIRNTAERADALAQWMNNDPAIETVGTFIGSGGPRWYLSLDIKQDNPNYAFFVIKTVDTETTAAAKNRLEEVLQRRFPDTRFSLRRLEYGPPVGAPIQIRLSGQNIERVYTIRDRIVKILHRVPEITTVWDDWGEWAKKIAVEVDQERAKKAGFTSRDIATSLLAQMSGIEATQYREGDEVIPIVLRSQYDIRDNLHRLEDINVYARSGQGSVPLAQLANPELTWQPSNIRRRDTERTMTIKADITDSAFASQILEKLKPELDTLRRSAIFPTDFTLEYGGEFEQSAEANWSILVNIPLAAGLLLLVLMLQFNSLRRVGIIVLTIPPMSVGVTAGLIITQAPFGFMAMLGLISLVGILANNGIMLLDQIELERVRHNDAATALVTACQKRLRPIFMTACTTILGLVPLSLQGGELWRPMANTIIFGLAFSTLLTLVLCPVLYAVFFHIQAPRRSAKEA from the coding sequence ATGAATCTCGGACTGGCCTGCATCCGCAACAGCCGCACGGCTACCGCCATCCTGTTTTTTCTTATTTTCGCTGGGATATGGACCTATTGGACCATTCCCAAATTGGAAAATCCTGAATTCACCATCCGCACCGCCGTGGTCATGACCCGCTTTCCCGGCGCGACCCCGTACAAGGTCGAATCCCTGGTCACCGACAAACTTGAGCAGGAGATCCGGGACATGGAAGAGGTCAAAACCATCACCTCGCAATCCATGTCCAATGTCTCGATCATCCATGTAGAGTTCCAAGACAAATATTCGAATATGGACCCCATCTGGCAGCGATTGCGCAACAAGGTCCGCGATGCCCGCCCTGCACTGCCGGATGGGGCGCTCCCGCCGGTGGTCAACGACGAATTTGGGGATGTCTACGGCATACTCCTCGCCCTGACCGGTTCGGAATATTCCCCCCGGGAATTGGAGACCCATGCCGAGACCCTGCGCGACGCCCTGCGCCAACTCCCTCAGGTCGCCAAAGTCGAGATCCACGGTGTGCAGGAGGAGCGGATCTACATCGAATTTTCCAACAGCCGCTTGGCTCGCCTGGGGCTTTCCCCGTATCAGCTTTTGACTCTGCTGGAGGCGCAAAACAGCGTCCAACCCAGCGGTAGCAGCCGCCTCGGTCCCGAACGAGTCATCCTGGAGACCAGCGGCGAATTCCAGAGCGTTGCTGATCTTCGCCGCACCGCCATCCGGCTGCCGGGGGCCTCTGAATCCATCGCCCTGGAGGATATCGCCACCGTACACCGGGGCTATGCTGACCCTCCCGCCTCGCTGACCCGTTACAACGGTCGCCCGGCGCTTGTTGTGGCCGTCAGCATGACCGAATCCGGGAATATCGTTGAACTGGGCGACAAAGTGGATGCGCTTTTGGCCCAAAGCGAACGTTTCCTGCCCCTGGGACTCGATGTCCACAAACTCATGTTCCAGTCCAAATACGTCCAGCGCTCGATCACCGACTTTACGTTCAACCTCCTGGAGGCTTTCGTGTTCGTGGTCGTGGTCATGTTTTTCTTCACCGGACTGCGAACCGGCCTCATCGCGGCGATGCTCGTGCCTCTGGCCATGCTCTCCTGTATCTTTCTGCTGCCCCTTTTTGACGTCAAACTCCAGCAGATCTCTATTGCCGCCTTGATCATTTCCCTTGGCATCCTTGTCGACAACGGGGTCGTGGTCAGCGAAAATCTTCTGGTACGGTTACGTCAGGGGCAGGACCGGCTGGAAGCGGTCAAGGAAACCGTCTCCCGGCTCTGGCTGCCCTTGCTGGTCGCCTCGCTGACCACCATCTTCGCCTTCTTACCGATCCCCCTGGCCCAATCGGACACCGGGGAATACACCTTTTCGCTGTTTGTTGTGGTCTCGCTGACCTTGCTCGCCTCCTGGCTGCTGTCCCTGAGTTTCGTTCCCCTGAGCGCGTACTATTTCCTGCACCCCCAGAAAAAAGAGCAACGCTTCCACAACCGGTTTTACCAAGGATATCGTGCATTGCTGAATACGGCCCTGCGCCACCGTTTACTCAGCGTCGCGGTGGTTGTGCTCCTTGTTGCTGCGGCCGTCTGGGGATTTCGTTTTGTGCCCACGGTCTTTTTCCCTCCGAACGAACGCGAAGTCCTAACCCTGGATTTCTGGCAGCCTTACGGCACGGACATCCGGAACACCGCCGAACGGGCCGACGCCCTGGCCCAATGGATGAACAACGACCCCGCCATCGAAACCGTCGGGACGTTTATCGGGAGCGGCGGGCCGCGTTGGTATCTCTCCCTGGATATCAAGCAGGACAATCCGAACTACGCTTTCTTCGTCATCAAAACTGTGGACACCGAAACAACCGCTGCCGCCAAAAACCGCCTGGAAGAGGTCTTACAACGACGTTTTCCGGACACCCGCTTCTCTTTGCGCCGACTCGAATACGGTCCCCCTGTGGGCGCTCCCATCCAGATCCGGCTCAGCGGTCAGAATATCGAACGGGTCTATACGATCCGAGACCGGATCGTGAAAATCCTGCATCGTGTTCCAGAAATCACCACGGTCTGGGACGATTGGGGGGAATGGGCCAAAAAAATCGCCGTCGAGGTTGACCAGGAACGAGCCAAGAAGGCCGGGTTCACTTCCAGGGACATCGCCACCTCGCTGCTGGCCCAAATGTCCGGCATCGAGGCCACCCAATATCGCGAAGGTGATGAGGTCATCCCCATCGTGCTCCGCTCGCAGTACGATATCCGCGACAATCTCCACCGCCTCGAAGATATCAATGTCTATGCCCGTTCGGGACAAGGGTCGGTCCCTTTGGCCCAACTGGCGAATCCGGAACTGACCTGGCAACCGAGCAATATCCGGCGCCGGGACACCGAACGGACCATGACCATCAAGGCCGACATCACGGACAGCGCATTCGCCAGCCAGATCCTGGAAAAGCTCAAACCCGAGTTGGACACGTTGCGCCGGTCAGCGATCTTTCCCACCGACTTCACTCTCGAATATGGCGGCGAATTCGAACAGTCCGCAGAGGCCAACTGGTCTATCCTGGTCAATATTCCCCTGGCTGCCGGACTGTTGCTTTTAGTCCTGATGCTCCAGTTCAACTCCCTGCGCCGAGTGGGCATCATTGTCTTGACCATCCCACCCATGAGCGTCGGGGTCACGGCCGGCCTGATCATCACCCAGGCGCCCTTCGGGTTCATGGCCATGCTGGGCCTCATCTCTCTGGTGGGCATCCTGGCCAACAACGGCATCATGCTTCTGGACCAGATCGAGTTGGAGCGCGTCCGGCACAACGACGCCGCAACGGCTCTGGTCACGGCCTGCCAGAAACGTTTGCGCCCCATCTTTATGACCGCTTGCACAACCATTCTCGGGCTGGTCCCCTTGTCCCTGCAAGGCGGGGAACTCTGGCGCCCGATGGCCAACACCATCATCTTCGGCCTGGCCTTTTCGACACTCTTGACCCTGGTCCTGTGTCCGGTACTCTATGCAGTGTTCTTTCATATCCAGGCGCCCCGCAGAAGCGCCAAGGAGGCATAA
- a CDS encoding phenylacetate--CoA ligase family protein has protein sequence MFYSPKEGWSQDALGATQVSRLRETLKQAAKSPFYHARLAEAGVSPETIRSPEDIRRLPLTTKDDLRSAYPMGMCSVPSRELIRLHASSGTTGTPTAILYTKNDIQNWASLMARSLYAAGVRPEDVFQNTSGYGLFTGGLGIHYGAEMLGCLTIPAGSGNTKRQLKLIRDFQVSVVHIIPSYALYMGSVLVQEGIDPRELPISRAVIGAEPHTEAVRSKVESLLGLKAFNSYGLSEMNGPGVAFECEEQNGMHVWEDAFVAEILNPETLEPVDEGEIGELVMTTLTREGMPLVRYRTRDLTRFIPGRCPCGRTHRRIDRIKGRADDMLIIKGVNIYPMQIEQVLMNIREVGQNYVIEIFQDREMDQMRIKVEIRDEYFVEDMRALQALQRRIASLLRNEILITPKVELVQHNSLPQTQGKAQRVVRLD, from the coding sequence ATGTTCTACAGCCCCAAAGAAGGCTGGTCCCAAGACGCCTTGGGCGCAACGCAGGTCAGCCGCCTGCGCGAAACCTTGAAGCAGGCCGCCAAGTCGCCCTTTTACCATGCACGGCTGGCCGAGGCCGGCGTCTCTCCGGAAACCATCCGTTCCCCTGAGGACATCCGGCGCCTGCCGCTGACCACCAAAGACGACCTGCGCAGCGCCTACCCCATGGGCATGTGCAGTGTGCCAAGCCGCGAACTCATCCGTCTCCACGCCTCTTCCGGCACGACTGGCACCCCCACGGCGATTTTGTATACCAAAAACGACATCCAGAACTGGGCTTCGCTGATGGCCCGGAGCTTGTATGCCGCTGGGGTTCGACCCGAGGACGTCTTTCAGAACACCTCCGGATACGGCCTTTTCACTGGAGGCCTCGGCATCCATTACGGGGCTGAAATGCTGGGTTGCCTGACCATCCCCGCCGGTTCCGGCAATACCAAACGGCAGCTCAAACTCATCCGCGATTTCCAGGTCAGTGTGGTACACATCATCCCCTCCTATGCCCTGTATATGGGATCGGTCCTGGTCCAGGAAGGAATCGATCCCCGCGAATTGCCCATCTCTCGGGCGGTTATCGGCGCCGAACCGCACACTGAGGCGGTGCGGAGCAAAGTGGAATCTCTTTTGGGCCTCAAGGCCTTCAATTCCTATGGACTGTCTGAAATGAACGGTCCCGGTGTGGCCTTTGAGTGCGAGGAACAAAACGGGATGCATGTCTGGGAGGACGCCTTTGTGGCTGAAATCCTGAACCCCGAAACCCTGGAACCGGTGGATGAGGGCGAAATCGGCGAATTGGTCATGACGACCTTGACCCGGGAAGGGATGCCTCTTGTGCGCTACCGGACCCGGGATCTGACCCGCTTTATACCCGGGCGCTGTCCTTGCGGACGCACCCACCGGCGCATCGACCGCATCAAAGGACGAGCCGATGACATGCTGATCATCAAGGGCGTCAATATCTACCCCATGCAGATCGAACAGGTCCTTATGAACATCCGGGAAGTGGGACAGAATTACGTTATTGAAATTTTCCAGGACCGGGAAATGGACCAGATGCGGATCAAGGTCGAGATCCGGGACGAGTATTTCGTGGAGGACATGCGCGCCCTGCAAGCCCTGCAGCGGCGGATCGCCTCTTTGCTGCGCAACGAAATCCTGATCACACCAAAAGTGGAACTCGTTCAGCACAACTCTCTGCCCCAGACCCAGGGCAAAGCCCAGCGGGTGGTCCGCCTGGACTGA
- a CDS encoding carbon-nitrogen hydrolase family protein yields the protein MEESPEIFEHKLSLRNLRIEDYADLTEIMDRAYRAMDEIWERDEIRSMITRFPEGQLCIEDNGKVVAVALSLIIDYAKYGSTHTYQDIIGEGYLRNHDPNGDYLYGIEVFVHPDYQGMRLGRRLYDGRKGLCEQLNLKGILVGGRIPGYGRYSHEMSPQEYVTQVKNKELHDPVLSFQLANDFHIKKLIKGYLPIDERSHGYAVLLEWNNIYYEEQPEILSQRKSYVRLGVVQWQMRLFGSFDDFLQQVEFFVDTVARYQGDLILFPELFNAPLMARFDQEDAADAMRSLAEYTEPLREELMRMALGYNINIVSGSVPEYRDNKLFNVSFLCRRDGTWDTQYKLHITPEETSSWGLRGGNQIKVFDTDVGRIGILICYDVEFPELPRLMTAQGVEILLVPFWTDTKNAYLRVRRCAQARAIENECYVAISGSVGNIPRVENMDIQYSQAAIFSPSDFAFPHDAVADEATPNTEMTLIADLDLDLLKDLRHQGSVQNMKNRRLDLYSLNWLSGGSFDPTGEHS from the coding sequence ATGGAAGAAAGTCCGGAAATCTTTGAACACAAATTGAGTCTGCGCAATCTGCGCATCGAGGATTATGCGGACCTGACGGAAATTATGGATCGCGCTTACCGGGCCATGGACGAGATCTGGGAGCGCGACGAGATCCGCTCCATGATCACCCGTTTTCCCGAGGGCCAATTGTGCATCGAAGACAACGGCAAGGTTGTGGCCGTAGCGCTGAGCCTGATCATCGATTACGCCAAGTACGGCAGCACACATACCTACCAGGACATCATCGGTGAAGGGTATCTCCGCAACCACGACCCCAATGGGGATTACCTCTATGGTATCGAGGTCTTTGTCCATCCGGACTACCAGGGCATGCGTCTCGGCCGCCGTTTGTATGACGGCCGCAAGGGGTTATGCGAACAACTCAATTTAAAAGGCATTCTCGTTGGCGGGCGCATCCCCGGTTACGGCCGGTACAGCCACGAGATGTCGCCCCAGGAATACGTGACCCAGGTCAAAAACAAGGAGTTGCACGATCCGGTGCTCTCCTTCCAATTGGCCAATGATTTCCACATCAAGAAGTTGATCAAGGGCTATCTGCCCATCGACGAGCGCTCCCACGGCTATGCGGTCCTGCTTGAGTGGAACAATATCTACTATGAGGAACAGCCGGAAATCCTGAGCCAACGCAAAAGTTACGTCCGTCTCGGGGTAGTCCAGTGGCAGATGCGGCTGTTCGGCTCCTTTGACGATTTTCTGCAACAGGTCGAATTTTTTGTGGACACTGTGGCCCGCTACCAGGGCGATCTGATTTTATTTCCCGAACTCTTCAATGCCCCGCTCATGGCCCGTTTCGACCAGGAAGACGCCGCCGATGCCATGCGCTCGCTGGCCGAATATACCGAACCGCTGCGCGAGGAACTCATGCGCATGGCCCTGGGGTACAACATCAACATCGTCTCCGGATCAGTTCCGGAATACCGGGACAACAAACTCTTCAATGTCTCTTTTTTGTGCCGCCGCGATGGGACCTGGGACACCCAGTACAAACTCCACATCACCCCCGAAGAAACCTCGAGTTGGGGGCTGCGCGGGGGCAATCAGATCAAGGTCTTCGATACCGACGTCGGCCGTATCGGCATCCTCATCTGCTACGATGTTGAATTTCCGGAACTCCCGCGGCTCATGACCGCTCAAGGAGTGGAAATTCTGCTGGTTCCTTTCTGGACGGACACCAAAAACGCCTATCTCCGGGTACGCCGCTGCGCCCAGGCCCGGGCCATCGAAAACGAATGCTATGTGGCTATCTCCGGCAGTGTCGGGAACATCCCCCGGGTCGAAAACATGGACATCCAGTATTCGCAGGCCGCGATTTTTTCGCCCTCGGACTTCGCCTTCCCCCACGACGCTGTGGCCGACGAGGCGACCCCGAATACGGAAATGACCCTGATTGCCGATCTGGATCTCGACCTGCTCAAGGACCTGCGGCACCAGGGCTCGGTCCAGAACATGAAAAACAGACGCCTTGACCTCTATTCCCTGAATTGGTTGTCCGGGGGATCTTTTGACCCCACAGGAGAGCACTCATGA
- a CDS encoding SLC13 family permease, translated as MYWVSIAIFVLAYGLIVSEQIDKTKVALAGAAAVLLTKVLVQEEAFHDLHLGVDWNVVFLLIGMMIIVNILAKTGVFQYLAVRTAKRAKGEPFAIMVLLALLTAVGSAFLDNVTTILLIAPVTMLIANQLDLDPVPFIITEIFASNIGGTATLIGDPPNILIGSKAGLTYMDFLINMAPAVVVIFGAWILGWKWLYKKRLTVCPEAKARLMAMDENRLISDHGLLRRSLVVLALTIVGFMLHGVFHYEPATVALGGAAVMLLISGLEPEGILREVEWETLFFFIGLFIMIGGLIKTGVIKDLSIGMIGLTDPSQHSMQVLSLVMVWFSGICSAIVDNIPFVATMNPLLVDVAHEIFPGQGGEVLRHPVMLPVWWSLALGACLGGNGTAIGASANVIALGLVEKSGFKVSFVRFLRFGVPVMLGSLALSMVYVYLRYYLLG; from the coding sequence ATGTATTGGGTATCCATTGCCATTTTTGTTCTCGCCTACGGCTTGATCGTCTCAGAGCAAATCGACAAGACCAAGGTTGCCTTGGCCGGTGCGGCCGCGGTCTTGTTGACCAAGGTTCTGGTCCAGGAAGAGGCCTTCCACGATCTCCATCTCGGTGTCGACTGGAACGTGGTCTTTTTGCTGATCGGAATGATGATCATCGTCAATATCCTGGCCAAAACAGGGGTTTTCCAATATCTGGCCGTACGGACCGCTAAACGGGCCAAGGGGGAGCCGTTTGCGATTATGGTCCTGCTGGCCCTGCTCACAGCCGTGGGCTCCGCCTTTCTGGATAATGTCACCACCATCCTGCTGATCGCTCCGGTGACCATGCTGATCGCCAACCAGCTCGATCTGGACCCGGTGCCGTTTATCATCACCGAGATCTTCGCTTCCAATATCGGAGGCACGGCTACGCTGATCGGCGATCCACCGAATATCCTCATCGGCTCCAAGGCCGGGCTGACGTACATGGATTTTTTAATCAATATGGCCCCTGCCGTGGTGGTCATCTTTGGTGCCTGGATCCTGGGCTGGAAGTGGCTTTACAAAAAACGGCTGACGGTTTGTCCCGAGGCCAAGGCCCGACTCATGGCCATGGACGAGAACCGCTTGATCAGCGATCACGGTCTGCTTCGCCGTTCCCTGGTCGTGTTGGCATTGACCATCGTGGGGTTCATGCTCCACGGCGTTTTCCATTACGAGCCAGCGACTGTGGCCTTGGGCGGCGCGGCAGTCATGCTCCTGATCTCCGGCCTGGAACCGGAAGGCATTCTGCGTGAGGTGGAATGGGAGACACTGTTTTTCTTTATCGGCCTTTTCATCATGATCGGGGGCCTGATCAAGACCGGGGTCATCAAGGATTTGTCCATCGGCATGATCGGGCTGACGGATCCGAGCCAACATTCCATGCAGGTTTTGTCTCTGGTCATGGTCTGGTTCTCCGGGATCTGTTCAGCCATTGTCGACAATATCCCCTTTGTGGCCACCATGAATCCGCTGCTGGTCGATGTGGCCCATGAAATTTTTCCGGGACAGGGCGGGGAAGTGTTGCGCCATCCGGTGATGTTGCCGGTGTGGTGGTCGCTGGCCCTGGGCGCCTGCCTGGGCGGCAATGGGACGGCCATCGGCGCTTCGGCCAATGTTATCGCTTTGGGGCTGGTGGAAAAATCCGGCTTTAAAGTCAGCTTTGTCCGTTTCCTGCGTTTCGGGGTGCCGGTCATGCTCGGTTCCCTGGCGCTCTCTATGGTTTACGTCTATCTGCGTTATTACCTCTTGGGCTAA
- a CDS encoding type I restriction enzyme HsdR N-terminal domain-containing protein codes for MHEISLGHTLTDYLSGQEIEATTYEDIRQAIVRMLVEDKGYPASNLQTKVRIAFVVDGQEFEHWVDTVVSDPSGAPLAVVAFCAGDVTSYVRETVAAARLLPQGPAPLALITDTQSAMCVCVGDGSVVYEGGYHALPHWQGLLDLLPSCPAVDLSEGKRAKEERLLYTFRSLTGCCSDACQTS; via the coding sequence ATGCATGAGATCAGTTTGGGCCACACCTTGACCGACTACTTAAGCGGTCAGGAGATCGAGGCCACGACCTATGAGGATATCCGGCAGGCTATTGTCCGGATGCTTGTCGAGGACAAAGGGTACCCGGCCTCGAATCTCCAGACCAAGGTCCGGATCGCGTTTGTCGTGGACGGACAGGAGTTTGAGCATTGGGTGGACACGGTCGTGAGTGATCCCTCCGGGGCGCCGTTGGCCGTGGTCGCCTTTTGCGCCGGTGATGTGACCAGCTATGTCCGGGAGACAGTGGCTGCCGCCCGGCTGCTGCCCCAGGGACCAGCCCCCCTGGCCCTGATCACCGATACCCAGTCCGCAATGTGCGTCTGTGTCGGTGACGGCAGCGTGGTCTATGAAGGTGGTTACCACGCCCTGCCCCATTGGCAGGGGCTTTTGGACCTTCTCCCCTCCTGCCCGGCTGTGGATCTGTCCGAGGGCAAGCGGGCCAAAGAGGAGCGATTGCTGTACACCTTCCGTTCCTTAACCGGGTGCTGTTCCGATGCCTGCCAAACCAGTTGA
- a CDS encoding diacylglycerol kinase family protein: MVRALARRWARFTDAGRGVRLFFASGFHPRVHGCAAALVVAAGFVLDVSRSEWIALVLAMTAVLVAEAANTALEVLADAVTQEFHPLIGRAKDLGAGMVLLAVAGAVAVGILVFAPHVFG; encoded by the coding sequence GTGGTTCGTGCTCTAGCACGGCGCTGGGCCCGCTTCACGGACGCCGGACGGGGCGTGCGTCTTTTTTTCGCCTCGGGGTTCCATCCTCGGGTGCACGGGTGCGCGGCTGCACTAGTCGTTGCGGCCGGATTTGTCCTGGACGTCTCCCGAAGTGAATGGATCGCTCTCGTGCTTGCAATGACGGCGGTCCTCGTCGCTGAGGCGGCGAATACGGCCCTGGAGGTCCTGGCCGACGCCGTGACACAGGAGTTCCATCCCCTGATCGGTCGGGCCAAGGATCTTGGCGCCGGCATGGTCCTCCTGGCCGTTGCTGGAGCCGTTGCCGTGGGGATATTGGTTTTTGCGCCGCATGTCTTTGGATAG
- a CDS encoding glycerol-3-phosphate dehydrogenase/oxidase — translation MDREALIEQLDAVATWDVLVIGGGATGLGVGLDAAARGYQAVVLEQGDFAQATSSRSTKLIHGGVRYLQQGNVALVMEALHERGRLLHNAPHLVYNQAFVVPDYKWWERPFYGVGLKLYDMLAGKLGFGRSRMLSRSQTLEYIPQLRQDGLRGGVIYHDGQFDDTRLAVTLAQTMVDQGGCALNHVQVTEVCKDAEGVVQGVVCQDRISGREYRLNAKVVVNAAGIFVDEIRRMDVPDCTPLIAPSQGVHLVLDNRFDPGETAIMVPHTDDGRIIFMVPWHGRVLVGTTETSLESVALEPRPLPEEIEFLLSHASRYLDQPVHREDILSVFAGIRPLIAGEEAAKTSSLSRGHHLTVSHSGLVTIGGGKWTTYRKMAEDTVDTAAQFAGLEERPCPTQHMRLHGWTAEADSNDFLSLYGTDRAAIESLMRTDPDLADRIHPRLPYRKAEVVWGTRQESARTVADILAHRTRALLLDARASMEAAPEVARLMARELSRDEEWQAAEIARYCDKAAFFYPE, via the coding sequence ATGGATCGAGAGGCCCTGATTGAACAATTGGATGCGGTGGCCACCTGGGATGTGCTCGTCATCGGCGGCGGCGCCACCGGGTTGGGCGTCGGCCTCGACGCTGCGGCCCGGGGATATCAGGCCGTCGTTCTTGAACAAGGGGATTTCGCGCAGGCAACCTCGAGCCGGAGCACCAAACTCATCCACGGCGGTGTGCGCTATTTACAACAGGGCAATGTGGCCCTGGTCATGGAGGCCCTGCATGAGCGGGGCAGGCTGCTGCATAACGCACCACATCTGGTGTACAACCAGGCCTTTGTCGTCCCCGATTACAAATGGTGGGAGCGTCCGTTTTACGGGGTCGGCCTCAAACTCTACGACATGCTGGCTGGCAAGCTCGGGTTTGGCCGCTCCAGGATGCTCAGCCGCAGCCAGACCCTGGAGTATATTCCCCAATTGCGACAGGACGGTCTGCGGGGCGGGGTCATCTACCACGACGGGCAGTTCGATGATACCCGGCTGGCTGTGACCTTGGCTCAGACTATGGTCGATCAGGGCGGGTGCGCTCTGAACCATGTGCAGGTGACGGAGGTGTGCAAGGATGCTGAAGGAGTGGTCCAGGGCGTTGTATGCCAAGACCGCATCAGCGGCCGGGAGTACCGGCTCAACGCCAAGGTGGTGGTCAACGCCGCAGGGATTTTTGTCGACGAGATCCGGCGTATGGATGTGCCAGACTGTACCCCGTTGATTGCCCCGAGCCAGGGCGTCCATCTTGTGCTCGATAACCGGTTCGATCCCGGGGAGACAGCGATCATGGTCCCCCATACAGATGACGGCCGGATCATTTTCATGGTTCCTTGGCATGGCCGCGTGCTTGTCGGGACCACGGAAACGTCGCTGGAGAGTGTGGCCCTCGAACCGCGCCCCTTGCCTGAAGAAATCGAGTTTCTGCTCTCCCATGCCAGCCGCTATCTGGACCAGCCGGTGCACCGGGAGGATATCCTTTCGGTGTTTGCTGGCATCCGTCCCCTTATCGCTGGCGAGGAAGCGGCCAAAACGTCTTCCCTGTCTCGAGGCCACCATCTGACCGTTTCCCATTCCGGTCTGGTGACCATCGGCGGCGGCAAGTGGACGACCTACCGCAAAATGGCCGAGGACACTGTGGACACCGCGGCCCAGTTCGCCGGCCTGGAGGAAAGGCCGTGCCCTACGCAGCACATGCGGTTGCACGGCTGGACCGCCGAAGCGGATTCCAACGATTTTTTGTCCCTGTACGGCACGGACAGGGCGGCCATAGAATCGCTGATGCGCACCGATCCGGACCTGGCGGATCGGATCCATCCACGTCTGCCCTATCGCAAAGCCGAAGTGGTCTGGGGCACCCGGCAGGAAAGCGCTCGTACAGTGGCCGATATCCTTGCCCACCGCACCCGCGCCCTGCTTCTGGACGCCAGGGCGAGCATGGAAGCCGCTCCTGAAGTCGCCCGGCTCATGGCCCGAGAGTTGAGCCGGGACGAAGAGTGGCAGGCTGCGGAAATCGCCCGGTACTGCGACAAGGCGGCCTTTTTTTACCCCGAATAA